A region of the Stieleria neptunia genome:
GTCAGGTCATGATCGCGACGAATCACTCGATGCGAATGGCCGCTCATCAACCGCGGATTCACGCTGGGATCGGCGACGCAAACCGCAATGTCGCCACGATGGTCCGAAGCGATCGTGATCGAAGCATGCTGTCGAGACGGATTCGGATAGCATGGGTCGCCAGCACCTTCCGGCGGCACGTCTGCCAGCGCATCCATCATCTGCACCCATCCTTCCCAGCCTCGTCGAACGTGAAAGCAACGCTGTCCAAGATGCACCCGTAACGGAACCGCTGACCGATGCAAGTTGGCCAGCACACTGGCAGCGACTCGAATGCGATCGGCCAATGGATCACGATTGGAGGACCCTGCTACGTCGACGGTCACTTCCACACTCGGGCACTGCGGGCCACTTCGTTCGGTCACCACCAACGCGCCCGACCGCGCCGTGGCGACCCAATTGACTTGTCGCAAACAATCCCCGTGACGGTATTCCCGCACGCCGATGAAATCGCCTGTTCGACCCGTTCGGTTGCCTTCCCCGGATTCCGCGGCTCGCCGACCCGTCATCGCGGTCTGCCCCGCAATCGGAAACACTTTGGGCCAGACGGTGACCGATGCGACGTCTTGCATCTTGCGTTTGGCCGTCCAAATCCCGAAGGGAAACGAACACGTCAATATCGCATCGCCGTCGGGATAGCGGCCGCGCAATACGGGCTGGACCGAAAAACGATAATTCGAAATGGCCCAGGCACGAACGAAGGCCAGCGCGACGGTGGGAGTGGCGGCGTGGTCGCTCTGTTCACGCTTGCGATCCAAAAAGCCCTCGACCGCCAATCCCCAGACGGGAAGCGGCAACCGGTTTCGCACGGCCAGCTGCAATTCGCATCGATCGCCTTCATGAACCTGTACGCTACTAGACGTCACGCGGCAGTTCACCGCACGAACCGCAACGGCCGGCCATACCATCCCGACGGCGATTACCGATGCGAGTGATGCGGCCAGCGTCCAGCCGATCGGCGCCAGATAAAGACCGACGATCACGCTCACGACGGTGCCCAGCACGAACCAACCGACGGGTTCTTTCAGCCAATAAACGAAACGATTGGCCCACGGGCAAAAGTCGGTTGTCAACAATCGTGACCACCAACCCCGCTCCGACGGCCCAGCATGGACCATAGCCATGGAGACATACCTAGGATGAAAGAGGACTGAATCGAGACTGAATCTATGTCTTGTTGAAAGTACAGGCCACGTCTGCACCAAGGTCCGCCTTGTTGCAGCGCTGCAACGAATCACGCGCGCCGGCGTGTAACTCTCATTCGCTCGCCGCCGCGACAACGGTGATCAAAAGGGCTTCGTACGGAACGCACGCATTGCACGACACGGTTTGGTCGGACCGGGCGCCGTAAAATGACGCGCGCCCGCACGAAGCTGGCTTGGTTGACTCATTGATTCGCAACGCTCCCGGATCGGTGCAAACCGACTAACAGGGCCAACAGGCCGGATCAGGTCTCGATACTGAATCGGCGCAGCGGTAGCCGGCACGTTTCCTATTCGAACTGCATTCCGGGTGTGGGACGCGAACGAGACGTCTAGAGAATTGCTTCGCAGGGGGGACCACGCAGCGGTGGCATGAAAACGAAGCGGGCGACGTCGACGTTGGACCGAGAGCGGCCAGGCATCGGGTGCACGGCATCACAGACGACCAACGCGGTGACGCCGGCAATCGAACCGCAAGGAGCAGCCAGCGATTGGCAGACCGCACACGAATCGGAATCGTGTGCGGGCACGGATTCATTCGGCCGCTCGCTTTCCGAAGCGTCGTTCGATGCCGTCTCGCAATGATGCAAATGACAGCTACAAGAATGCCCCGTCGGCGTCTCGACGGCAGCGTGATGGCCATCGCAGGTGGCAACATGCAACCAGCCCGGTGCGTGCCCGAGAGCGAGCACAACGCACAGAATGATCGTCGAAAGAGACCGGACCCGCGAAGCCATCAAAGACAATTGGATTTGTGTTTATCGTTTAGACAGCGGTCCGACCAAAGACTCTCTGCAATACGGTGACGCGAACACGCCGGTTCGTCAAGTTTAAAAAAAAGATTGTCACGCTCAGCAGGAGCCGCCACCTTCGGGCGAAGCAGCCAATCGCGACATCATCCCTACCGTTTGCGATACAATGCCGCCGTACCGACGCAACATTCAGAGGTAACAGCGAAATGGTCCGGCGGATTCTGTTCGTTTCAATGGTGATCGTGGCCTCGTTGTCCGTTTGTAATCAAACGCGACTGTTTGCGCAGGATGGCAAGCACAACGTCCCACTCTCTGCGGCTTCCACCGACCAGTGGAAAATTCGCTGGGATCGGTCCGACGATTTTGATGGCGATGACGTTGATTGGCGAAAATGGAACAAGTCGCCCGAGAATTTTGGCGCCTGGGTCTGGGACAACGAGAGCAATGTCGCGGTGTCAAACGGGATTCTCCAGATCACGATGCGACGGCTGCCGACACCCGTCGTCAAGGGACGCCGACCGCCAACGCCGTATACATCCGGCATGTTGAAGTCGCATGTCACAGGAACCTATGGATACTACGAGGCACGTGTCAAAGCGGCTGCACTGTTTCCCGGCGTGTGTCCCTCCTTTTGGCTGTACAGTAAGATCGACGATTCGATCGTTGCCGTGGGGGAAACCCGATACAGCGAAGTCGACATCGTCGAGCTAACGCAGCGAGGCGATCGTGTTCCAGGCAACGAACGCATTGCGGACTGCAACTTGCACGCGATTTTATCCAACGGCAAACCGGGGATCGGCGGCCGCGATTGGCGTCGACCAAACGATCAATGCTACAAGGACGCGCAAGCCAATGAGCTGCGACTACCGTTTGATCCGCGCGACGACTTTCATACCTACGGCTGCGAAGTGACTCCAGAGACGGTTACCTGGTTCATTGACGGCAAAGCGATCGGCCAGAAACCAAATCGTTACTGGCACCGCGAGATGAACGTCGCCCTTTCACTCGGGCTCCGTCCGCCCTATTCGACGTACACGGTCAAGGGCTTCGTCCCCTCGGATGTCGAAGTCGACGATGAGTTCCCCACCACGATGGAAGTCGATTACGTTCGTGTCTGGGAACGTGTGAAGTAGCGATTTCTGGTGCCAGATGATGGACAAAGCGATTCATGGAGAAGACGAGTCGCTGGTTTCGACGGCCTGGAAAGGCCGTCGTACTTTCTCGAACCTCCAGCGCGTTCGGCTCACACGATTACACCGCAACTTTTCTGCTGACAGGCTTCAACCGTCCGATTGGCGATCTGGTCCTAACCGGACGACTCCGGTTTGTCGCAGCAACCGCACAGGCAACCGTAGCGCCGATTGAGCAGGTGGGCGATCACGAGCACGATTCCGCCCAGGGGCGTCATCCATGGGACGATTCGTGCGACCCACGGGGACTGAATCGGCAAGGCGGCGACGTTGACACCGGCAAGCACAGGTTTCGGCCCGACCGCAGCGGTTTCGCTCGCACAGTGGGGACAGCAGTCGTCGGTGCACACTTCTGTGGTGGCGGAATCAAGTACCTTACCCGACTCGTCGAGCGTGCCCGCGGGGATCGATGCCGCACCGCTCTCGCATGCGGCGCAGCACTCTCCGGCGAAACCAAACGCCGCGATTGAAATCACCATCAAGCCGACACTGCCGATGATCACCGGGGTCAAGCGTCCGTGTTGACGCAGCCCTGGAATGAAAGCGGTCAGTGCGATGGCAAAGCAACCGCCGGCCATCCATTTGTGGAACGCCTCGTCGGCCAAGAAACTCAGTCCGAGAGCGGGCAAATAAGCGATCACCAGCGGCATCGCGGCACAATGAATCGCACACCCGATCGACGCGACCATTCCGGCCCAGTCGCTCCAGCCCGATCGAACGCTTTGCTCGGTCGGCCCCGCCGAGATGACTTCGATCACAGATAACTCGCGGCTCACTGGTAATCCTCTCTAAAATCAATTTTTCCGTATTCACGGCAGTTTCCCCCGCCAGCGAAGGAACCGCAACCATCGCAGGTCTCATCCGAGTGGCGCATCGATGACGAAAATCACCACGTCACACCGTGCGGTTACCTCGACTTGCGAAAAACTAACGCACCTGCAACCGGTTTGCAAGTGCCAGTCGGCTTGGTTTTTTGTCGGGATTGAAGAAATCGCCAAAGACGATGTTTTCAGGGGAAAGGTTTGGTTTCAACGCGATCTCCGTAGGCTTCTCCGTTGCATCGCAGCCAAATGCTTAGGCATCAAGCTGCAGCGGAAGTCGTCAAGACTTTCGGTGGTTCACCATTGATTCAGCAGATTTCGATAAATCAACAAGCCGTCGACGAGTTCCGCGACAACTGCACGCCATCGTTTGCAAGGTTCAGATCGACGTGTTCAGTCGCCAACATCGCTTGCAGACTGGCAACCAAAGGCATTCTTTTCTCAAGCGTTTCGATGCGGTGGGCGTGCTTGCGCCGGGCACGTCGATCTTGCTTGGCCAGCTTCTTGCGACGCAGTGAATGACGAAGTGCGTGAAACATATAGACAACCTTGGTGATGACGCTTCGTTGATGGAACAGCGGTTGAGAACAGAAAGCTCGCTGCGGGCGTTTGCCCACGGCCCTAGACGCGGGTGCGCAGGGAATGCAGGTGCATATCAAGCGCGATTGTAAGGTGGCGGTTAAGTACGTCAATCCGACATGCAAGGGAATTGCATCTGGGGGTCGGAAAAAGAAATGCCGGCTCGCGCTCGTAGTCCGGCGCTACTCTTTTTGGGTAGTGGATCTTGTTTAATATCTTTCTGCTCGAGATCTTCCGGAAGATCCACCACGCCATGTCACGGTGCAGACTTCAGCAGCTGGCGGAAGGGCCTGTTGACAAGGCGTTTTCGCGACAACTTGCTTCGTGCCAATCGACGCTCACCCCATCATTCTGCCCCGAATCATTCTGCCATCCCCCCCTTGATTTGTGCCGGGTACCACAGACCGCACCCGCCCCAACCCCACGGCCAGTCGGTGACTTATTGCTTTTCCATGATTTGCGTCGAATAAATCTCAACTGCCGTCAACCAACCGCTTTCGGTCGCTGCCTCGCGATAGGTGAATTGCCAATCGCCAACTTGACCAATGTGGCTGGCGCCGCGCTCGACGGTCAACCGCGGTGCGTTGTCCGCTGGCACTTCACTGGCCCCCGATAAACTGGCCGCTACTAGGTTGGCGAGCGCCGAGTCGGGGAACGGCGTCCCTACCGGTCGCTTTCCGCGTCTCGATCGATGTGCCGTCCTCGATGCTCGATCGACCGGCAGCGGCAATGGCTTCGAGCTTACGATCAGACACAGCGACGAAGCCCCCGCTGACTCTGTCCCACCAATCACCTCGCAATCCTTCGGAAATGATACCGACAGGACCTGCTCAAGTCGTTCAAGCGTCGGCGGTGGTAATGGATCCGAGTCGCAACCGGGCAACATCAGCAGCGTCGCGCCCCACACGAACGCCACAACAATCCGTTTGTCCTTCATTCCAGATTCGCGAGAACCTCGCCCCCATTGCCGCTGCCCATCGCCCACCAGAGCTGCAAATCAGTTGATTCCGAGCGAAAGCTGACACTCCCGTCGGCCATCATCACATGCACACCGCCGACATGGTAGCTTCCCGGCGTGACCAAGTTGTTCCCGATGCTTTCACCTCCATAGGTATGACAGTTTCGATCACCAATCGGCATGACGTGCATGTAGGTATTGGCTGCAAACGTCCAGCCACTGATCCAGGAATGCCCATGCTTCTCCACGAAACTCGGATCGCCGTGGGTCACGGAGCCACAATAGGGAACCCAGCGATCAAGTGACCGTGCACGAATGGAGCTTCCGCAGAAGGACTGCATGTTCTCATCGACCTCTCCGGAGACGTAGCTGCCACCGAATGGACTCTGCACGACAAAGATCACGCTGATTTTCCGTTCCGCAATCGCGGCGGTGTTGGACAGTCCATCGGTGATATCTCGAAACTTGACCTTGGGGACGTGCCAAGCGTGTGGCTGTGATGGATTGAACAACCCAAAGACACCGTTTTGCCGTTCCAGTGGTGGACGACTATCCCCGGGCCAGGACGAGAGTATCGGCCAGCCCACATTGGCGGCATAGCTTCCGGGGGCAAGCTGCTCGCCGTCGTCGTGAACCTGCACCACACCCGCTGGATCCGATGGACAAAGGTACGTGTCGACGAGTGTTCTGGCGGCCTCCGCATTGGGATGATCCGGAGCGATGTCGTAGTCGAGGTAGTCGCTGCTATGGGTGTAATTGCAGTGGTTCGAAAGCGACCGGTTGAAGTCAATCTTGTCGTACAGATTGCCTTGTTCAACGAACGGCAACACCATTGCAAGCCAGCTGTAGAACCCACTGCCACAGTTGCCGGCGGACGAGTCAGGACCGGTCGTCGTTGTTGGAATGCAGCGATGCATGCCATGGTAATTGTGAACGGCGATACCGATCTGCTTCATGTTGTTGCTGCACTGAGTCCGCCGCGCCGCCTCGCGCGCCGTCTGAACGGCGGGCAACAGCAATGCGACCAGGATGCCGATGATGGCGATCACGACGAGCAACTCGAGCAACGTGAAAGCGCTGCGTGATGCACGCAAAGGGTGAGAGTTCATCTCAATAGTCCTTGTTCCGTTGGTGGGCACGTACTTAGCGACGACGGCGCCGCACGAGGAAGCCGGTCGTGACGAATGCGATTGCAGCGAAGCTGCTCGGCTCGGGGATTGCGGTCACATTCCCGACGACAAATCGGAACGTCTCCGTGTCGCTGACGAATCCACCTGGCAAGCTTCCGTTGTACGCGGTCGCAGTGAGTTCGATGTCATAGACACCTTGTTGCGTGAAGCCCCAGTTGTAGTGGTCGTGGCTTCCGACACTCGGGAGCGACAACGTATCGCCGGGGCCACCGATGATCCCGTCGCTGGTTTGCATGAACACGGACGGTGCAAACCCGCCTTGCCACAAGGCAAACTGACCGGGACCTGAAAACCCTGTCATTTCAAAACTCGCCGACGTAAACGGTGCCTCAAGCTCCTCGGTCGCAATCCCGAGAAATGGCATCCCTGCGGTGTTGCTTTGAGGCAAGATCCAGACAGGGTCACCCGTGTTCAAACCCAAAAAGGAAATGGGACCGGGAGCGCCCCCGGGATACATCGCGGCATCATCAACGAGGACATAGGCATCACTCGGGTTGAACTCGATCCCTCCAACGCCACCCACTGGAGCGCCGTCCAGGATCGTATCTCCGCCAAAGTGAAAGTGCAGGTTTAGTTCGCCATCTTCGTAGGCCAGCCCGATGTCGGAATGTCCTGCCGAGTATTCCACGACGTCTGCGGATACATTCCCCGCTAGGGTGCAGGCCACGCCGATCAAGCAAATGCGAACTGATGTGATGACAAGGTGATTCATCTCTTACTCCAAAAGAAAACGGATTCAATGTATGATTTGGCCGCTCGTTCATTCGTTGCGCAGCAGCGACCGAAAACCGCGCAGTGCCATACGGTCATTCAAACCAAAGCCAAATGGCACAGGACAGGCACAACCAAACAGGATGCAGCACCCGTTGGTGTCTAGCCTTTAGAGACCGTCCAGCTTAAGACGGTCGCTTTTCTGATGTACGATGGCCCTTCCGGGCCGTCGCCCGTGGGGCTCTGCGCGACGACCTAGAAAGGACGTCGTACACCCCTCCGCCGACCACCTCTCACCCGCTCGGTCAAATCATTTAGATTTGTCGCGTTTCGCGCTAGCCCTAAGCTGGACGGTCTCTTTGGGCGATTCCGCGTCGTTGCGACGCAACGACACCGGGCGGCTAAAGCCTGCACACCAACACGGATGCCCGTGCCATTCAACCCAGAGGTGTCTTGCACGCCGTGGCAGGCGGACCTCGGGGACGAGAAATCGAGAGGGGTGTCGATTCAGCAGGGAGTGAAGAAACGATCTGCAGAACGCAAAGGCATCGACAATCGCATGAAGCCGACTGGACGTTCCACGCGACGCCATTTGGCGCCGACAATTTCTGACAGATCGCACAAGAATCTGGGCAACCACCTTTTGGGCAATCGCTGGCATCCAGTTCGGGGGAATCATCACGGATTCCAGACGCATCGCAGTGGCCAGTGGAGCAATGGCAGCAACCACGAGCTGGTTCGGCCGATGCGGTTTCGATGCCCACCCCGGCATGACCTCGACCGTCGCATCCGGCGACATGCATCCACGCCGGAATTTGACTGATGCTCACAAGAGCACAAATCAAGGTTGCGACGATGGACCGGAACGGGGAAGTCATCGGGTCGTGTTGTAATAAAAGCGATAGGGTGATTGCGCAAACCGTGCGATCCAAGCCGATGGCGGCCATCCTATCGTCTGAATCCCTGTGGTGCAATCGCATTGCACGTACAAGTGCGACTCTTTATGGTCGCTCACCTCTTTGACGTTGGGCATGCGAATGCTCTCGGCGATGTCATCGTCATCACATGCAGGAAGAACACTCCCGGTGAGCATCGTCCAAGGCCCACAATGAGCGCCGCGATCAACTGACCAACGGCGATCAACAAACAGGTGATGGCTTCGAGCCGGGAAGAACTTGGTTGACGCGTCGCAAAGACGATCCTACACTTATGCATTCCTGCAACTGTTGAGTCGAGATAGCGTTGAGTTCCCAAGCAAAACCGAACCTGACAGACGATGACTCTCCGAGTTGCCGAGGCGGCGAGCACGAGCATCAGCCGGTCAGGTTTAACGATGCCGCCTGTGAGCGGGCGGCGGCGATTTTCAGGGCCCTCGGTGATCCGCAACGATTGCGTTTGCTGATCATGCTGGAGGCACGGTCGTGTTGCGTCTCGGAACTCGCCGAAGCCTTGGAGGAACCGTTGCCGGCGATTTCGCAGCGTTTGCGTGTGCTCAAGAGCGAACGGGTCGTCCGATCCCGACGTGATGGCAAGCACGTTTATTACAGTCTGGCCGACGGGCACATTTCGCGATTGGTGACCAACGGGGTCATGCACGCGATGGAAGACGCATGACCACAATCCGACCTACCCTTTAGAAGGCAAATGGCTCACGTTGACGACGAACGGTGGTCACATCGACTATCCTCTGGGTGGACATCTGCATGAAACAATCCTCCATCCCCACCGATTCCGCCAAAGACACGATTCGTGCCGTGGGACTGCGGGCGACTCCGGCGCGGCTCGCCACGTTGCAGATGTTGCGTGAGGCGATCTCGCCGATGACGCACGCGGAAGTTGCCGAGCGCTTGGCCGAGAGCGGTGTCGATAAAGCGACGGCGTTTCGCAACCTGAACGACATGACCGACGCGGGATTGCTTCGCCGCACCGAACTCGGTGATCACGTCTATCGCTTCGAAGAAATTCGCCCAGGCGAAGGCGACTCCGACGGCCATCCGCACTTTCTCTGCACCGTGTGCGGTACCGTTTCTTGCCTGGACACCGTCAAACTGACCGCAAGCAGTCAGCGCGCCAGTCAGGCGGTAGGCGAAATCACAGAGATCCTGCTCCGCGGCCGCTGCAACGACTGCAAGTAGGCGGTTCGTCGTCTCCAAAGACCCGATGTTCGAGTCGCCCGACGATCGACGTGTTCCGACCGACTGTGACACCTCATCGAATGGGGCGTAACGGCGTCAACGGAATCGACGTCGGCTCATCCGTCATCGGAAAGTCGATTTTCGGCCAAGTCAGCGGGATACGCTCCAGAAGATTCTCGCCGTAGAGTTGATCGAGCCCGAAGTCTTCGCGGTGCACGTAGCCGATGTGGCATCCGCACGTCGAATTGGGGCATGCTGTGGGCTTCAACAGGGACCAGATGTCGTCGCGATAGATGTTCCCGATGACGTCGTCAACGAAGTGGCATCGTCGTGCGTCACCTTCGCCATCCACTGTGAATGACGTGTGCCCGGTCTGGCACGCTGCACCGAGACTGGGCCAACGCCGTAGATTCCATCGGAAATACGGATCGATGGAGCTCAAGAATCGGAGCTCCTCGTCTGAGTAGTCGATCCCACTGCTCTTGGGCACGTTGACCCACAGGTAAACATCACCCGGCAGGCGTTTGCGCAATTCGGCGATTTCGTCGAAATGCTCTTGAAACCCCACGACCCCGACACTGAACCGAATGCTCAGTCGTTGCAAGGTCGCACAACGATCCAGAAATCGAGGCAGGTCGGTTTCCCCGGGGTGAAAGGTTGCCCAGATGGCGATTCGATCGACCAGAGCATCCTCGAGATCGCCCAAGTAACCGCTGAGATTGGTTTGAATCGCGATCCGGTGCACATGGTCCATCCGTGACAGGTCAATCATGGCATTGCGATAGTACCGATGGATGATCGCTTCGCCCCACGGTGTGATCATCACACCGAGAGGTTGACGGCAATCGGCTGCCCAATCGACGAACCGCTGCAACTGGTCCCGATCACGATCGAGTTCTTCACGCGTGTTGGTCGTCTTGGCGAAGGGGCAATATCCGCACGCATAGTTGCAACTGGACAGCGAACCTCGATACAAAATGCGTGTGACTTTCATTTCAATTCATACTGCTCCATTTGCTCTTGAACCTGATCGGAGTACAACCAGGGGCCGATCACGTCGCTGTGAGCAAGTCCATTGACAGTTAGAGTCAATCGCTGTGATGTAATCTTTGCAAAGTCGAGTCGCACGAGTTCGTCGACTTGCGGCAGCATATTGCGAACGTCACGACCAAAGTTTTCGAGAAACGCCGAACGGTCCAATCCGTCGGTTTGAAGCAGTGACCGAATGAGATATCGCCGGGCTTGCTCATCGCGACACAACCAGACGCCATAGTCGGCGGCAGAAAAATCGGCTGTTTTGCGTTGGCAGTAGTCTGCGATGATCTTTCGGACACCGACGCCACTGACGGCGTATTCGCTGCTGTAATGCAGGTCGGACGTGTAGCTGCGAGCGCCAGGACCAAGGCCGATCATACCGTCTTCCTGGCAACAATGCTGCGTCGAATATTCAACGTCGTCCCGGCGAAACATTCGCATCGAAATTTGACGATAACCAGCCTCCAACAACATTTCTCGACCCCGTCCATAAAGATGCCTGCGATTTTCGGCAGGGCTCCGTCCGGTACGTCCAAGTCCTGTCAACTCGCGAACGTAAAGCGGGTACATGAACAGCTCTTCGGGCCGGTAGGCGAGTGCTCGCCGAACCGTCCGCACCCAATCTGCCTCGCTTTGATCGTGATTGCCATAGATCAAATCCAAGTTGAAGACCTCAACGCCACTTTGACGAATCAGGTCGATCGCCGAGTCGACTTGGTGGTTCTGTTGAGGACGACCGAGACGATTCAAATCGCGTTGAACGAAGCTTTGCACACCCATGCTGATCCGCCGCACGCCGTGGTCGATCAGCACGCGAAGCTTGTTCGGGTCGACCGTCGCGGGCGAAACTTCGATTGAAAACGGGAAACTCGCCGTTGGGAGTGGCCAATCTCGTCGAATGGTTTGCAGGACGTCGTCGAGTTCGTCGGCGTGCAAATAAGTCGGGGTGCCGCCGCCGATGGCGACCTGAGCGACGCTCTGTGGCTCAACCGATTCCGCAACCACTCTGGATTGTCGCGTGATCGCTTTCAACGTCCGATCGACCAGTTCGTCGGCGGGTTGCGACGCTGTGAACAGGTTGCAAAACCCACACCTCATTTCGCAAAACGGAAGGTGCACGTAAAGATACAGCCGCGACTTGTCTTCGTTCGCCCAGGCGGTCGACAACTCGACGGGCGGATCGAGTTCTCGGTAGGACGTTTTGTGAGGATACGCATAGGCATAGCCCGCGTACTGATCATTCGCGATCGTTTCGGCGAGTCCGCGTGTCGATTCACCATTCAATTTCGGCATAGGGCACCTCCCAAACGACCGGATGCGCCAAGCGATGACCCCAGTAGCCTTGTTCGCCGTAGGCTGTTCCGTGATCAGAAAAGATCATGCCAAACAGACTGCCTCGGCGGCGAAAACAGTCCAGCAACCTGGGGATCTGACGGTCGATTTCGATCAACGCTTCGCCGTGGCTGTGTTTGTTGTCGGTTCGGTCTGCTGGTGAATGACCTGCCGCGGTTCGTTCCGACGCGAAAAACCAATTGGGTTGGTGGATCGCGGAAAAATTGATGAAGCAAAACACCCGTTTATCCGTTTGCTGCTCGACCCCTTCGACCGCGCAATCCACCTGGTGGCTCGCAGAATTCCGGTCAACGACACTCATTGATTTCGACCAATGCGACTCGTCAAACAGTTCCGGCAGGACACGTCCCAACGCATTGTCAGGATTGAAGAACCCTGTACCACCGACGCAGATGGTGTGATAGCCAACCGCCGAGAGCGCTTGCGGAAGCGTCGCTTGTGGGAAAACATAGGTCTGCT
Encoded here:
- a CDS encoding Fur family transcriptional regulator, giving the protein MKQSSIPTDSAKDTIRAVGLRATPARLATLQMLREAISPMTHAEVAERLAESGVDKATAFRNLNDMTDAGLLRRTELGDHVYRFEEIRPGEGDSDGHPHFLCTVCGTVSCLDTVKLTASSQRASQAVGEITEILLRGRCNDCK
- a CDS encoding STM4012 family radical SAM protein — protein: MPKLNGESTRGLAETIANDQYAGYAYAYPHKTSYRELDPPVELSTAWANEDKSRLYLYVHLPFCEMRCGFCNLFTASQPADELVDRTLKAITRQSRVVAESVEPQSVAQVAIGGGTPTYLHADELDDVLQTIRRDWPLPTASFPFSIEVSPATVDPNKLRVLIDHGVRRISMGVQSFVQRDLNRLGRPQQNHQVDSAIDLIRQSGVEVFNLDLIYGNHDQSEADWVRTVRRALAYRPEELFMYPLYVRELTGLGRTGRSPAENRRHLYGRGREMLLEAGYRQISMRMFRRDDVEYSTQHCCQEDGMIGLGPGARSYTSDLHYSSEYAVSGVGVRKIIADYCQRKTADFSAADYGVWLCRDEQARRYLIRSLLQTDGLDRSAFLENFGRDVRNMLPQVDELVRLDFAKITSQRLTLTVNGLAHSDVIGPWLYSDQVQEQMEQYELK
- a CDS encoding DUF58 domain-containing protein, which encodes MTTDFCPWANRFVYWLKEPVGWFVLGTVVSVIVGLYLAPIGWTLAASLASVIAVGMVWPAVAVRAVNCRVTSSSVQVHEGDRCELQLAVRNRLPLPVWGLAVEGFLDRKREQSDHAATPTVALAFVRAWAISNYRFSVQPVLRGRYPDGDAILTCSFPFGIWTAKRKMQDVASVTVWPKVFPIAGQTAMTGRRAAESGEGNRTGRTGDFIGVREYRHGDCLRQVNWVATARSGALVVTERSGPQCPSVEVTVDVAGSSNRDPLADRIRVAASVLANLHRSAVPLRVHLGQRCFHVRRGWEGWVQMMDALADVPPEGAGDPCYPNPSRQHASITIASDHRGDIAVCVADPSVNPRLMSGHSHRVIRRDHDLTSQLFAFWTEVRDANLVA
- a CDS encoding choice-of-anchor M domain-containing protein, encoding MNHLVITSVRICLIGVACTLAGNVSADVVEYSAGHSDIGLAYEDGELNLHFHFGGDTILDGAPVGGVGGIEFNPSDAYVLVDDAAMYPGGAPGPISFLGLNTGDPVWILPQSNTAGMPFLGIATEELEAPFTSASFEMTGFSGPGQFALWQGGFAPSVFMQTSDGIIGGPGDTLSLPSVGSHDHYNWGFTQQGVYDIELTATAYNGSLPGGFVSDTETFRFVVGNVTAIPEPSSFAAIAFVTTGFLVRRRRR
- a CDS encoding ArsR/SmtB family transcription factor, which codes for MSSQAKPNLTDDDSPSCRGGEHEHQPVRFNDAACERAAAIFRALGDPQRLRLLIMLEARSCCVSELAEALEEPLPAISQRLRVLKSERVVRSRRDGKHVYYSLADGHISRLVTNGVMHAMEDA
- a CDS encoding STM4011 family radical SAM protein, with amino-acid sequence MKVTRILYRGSLSSCNYACGYCPFAKTTNTREELDRDRDQLQRFVDWAADCRQPLGVMITPWGEAIIHRYYRNAMIDLSRMDHVHRIAIQTNLSGYLGDLEDALVDRIAIWATFHPGETDLPRFLDRCATLQRLSIRFSVGVVGFQEHFDEIAELRKRLPGDVYLWVNVPKSSGIDYSDEELRFLSSIDPYFRWNLRRWPSLGAACQTGHTSFTVDGEGDARRCHFVDDVIGNIYRDDIWSLLKPTACPNSTCGCHIGYVHREDFGLDQLYGENLLERIPLTWPKIDFPMTDEPTSIPLTPLRPIR
- a CDS encoding MerC domain-containing protein, whose amino-acid sequence is MSRELSVIEVISAGPTEQSVRSGWSDWAGMVASIGCAIHCAAMPLVIAYLPALGLSFLADEAFHKWMAGGCFAIALTAFIPGLRQHGRLTPVIIGSVGLMVISIAAFGFAGECCAACESGAASIPAGTLDESGKVLDSATTEVCTDDCCPHCASETAAVGPKPVLAGVNVAALPIQSPWVARIVPWMTPLGGIVLVIAHLLNRRYGCLCGCCDKPESSG
- a CDS encoding DUF1559 domain-containing protein, producing MNSHPLRASRSAFTLLELLVVIAIIGILVALLLPAVQTAREAARRTQCSNNMKQIGIAVHNYHGMHRCIPTTTTGPDSSAGNCGSGFYSWLAMVLPFVEQGNLYDKIDFNRSLSNHCNYTHSSDYLDYDIAPDHPNAEAARTLVDTYLCPSDPAGVVQVHDDGEQLAPGSYAANVGWPILSSWPGDSRPPLERQNGVFGLFNPSQPHAWHVPKVKFRDITDGLSNTAAIAERKISVIFVVQSPFGGSYVSGEVDENMQSFCGSSIRARSLDRWVPYCGSVTHGDPSFVEKHGHSWISGWTFAANTYMHVMPIGDRNCHTYGGESIGNNLVTPGSYHVGGVHVMMADGSVSFRSESTDLQLWWAMGSGNGGEVLANLE
- a CDS encoding STM4013/SEN3800 family hydrolase gives rise to the protein MLTHIGRSDLLMATLDTLRFDVAQELFEQGRLPNFARYLPANGWQRRHSPATFTYAAHHAFFAGFLPTHAGPEKHPRLFASSFGGSETTGEQTYVFPQATLPQALSAVGYHTICVGGTGFFNPDNALGRVLPELFDESHWSKSMSVVDRNSASHQVDCAVEGVEQQTDKRVFCFINFSAIHQPNWFFASERTAAGHSPADRTDNKHSHGEALIEIDRQIPRLLDCFRRRGSLFGMIFSDHGTAYGEQGYWGHRLAHPVVWEVPYAEIEW
- a CDS encoding family 16 glycosylhydrolase; protein product: MVRRILFVSMVIVASLSVCNQTRLFAQDGKHNVPLSAASTDQWKIRWDRSDDFDGDDVDWRKWNKSPENFGAWVWDNESNVAVSNGILQITMRRLPTPVVKGRRPPTPYTSGMLKSHVTGTYGYYEARVKAAALFPGVCPSFWLYSKIDDSIVAVGETRYSEVDIVELTQRGDRVPGNERIADCNLHAILSNGKPGIGGRDWRRPNDQCYKDAQANELRLPFDPRDDFHTYGCEVTPETVTWFIDGKAIGQKPNRYWHREMNVALSLGLRPPYSTYTVKGFVPSDVEVDDEFPTTMEVDYVRVWERVK